A part of Aegilops tauschii subsp. strangulata cultivar AL8/78 chromosome 2, Aet v6.0, whole genome shotgun sequence genomic DNA contains:
- the LOC109750203 gene encoding pentatricopeptide repeat-containing protein At5g15010, mitochondrial, which translates to MSATEKSTEGEGEGEGSQRVEAFLDILGRVPMGEVEGALTSCGVGPTAEAAEQVLKSETCYSRPKSAVRFFRWAKASVQLTPLAWNLLVDILGKAAMFDPMWDAVLSMSQEGGLLSVATFASMFASYCARGNFKEAAMAFDVMERHGVTPDAVALNSLLAAMCRRDGGGQAAWELFERYKTTVAPDADTFAILLEAWEKEGNVQRAKSTFGEMVVRVGWDASNMPAYDAFLSTLVRGDQFNEALKFLQVMRTKGCLPGLKFFANAIDLVVRKGDHANAIAIWQIMVSDAGLVPNLPMYNAVIGLCSSVGNTDYAFQMLDEMPLNGVFADSDTYNSILEGLIKQRKARETEGFLAEMSKNEQLPSASNCAAAISLFCQEFNPSAAVDVWHCIVEHQITQAEESAKELIAGLLDFSRFAEVKKYTDQMLDMGIELPQSTIEKMKRAFYKAERHHTYDQLARRLKRR; encoded by the coding sequence ATGAGCGCAACGGAGAAGAGCacggagggggagggggagggggaggggtccCAGCGCGTGGAGGCGTTCCTCGACATCCTCGGCCGCGTCCCGATGGGGGAGGTGGAGGGGGCGCTGACCTCCTGCGGCGTCGGCCCGACGGCGGAGGCCGCGGAGCAGGTGCTCAAGTCCGAAACCTGCTACTCCCGCCCCAAATCGGCCGTCCGCTTCTTCCGCTGGGCGAAGGCGTCCGTGCAGCTCACCCCCTTGGCCTGGAACCTCCTCGTCGACATCCTCGGTAAGGCCGCCATGTTCGATCCCATGTGGGACGCCGTCCTCTCCATGAGCCAGGAGGGCGGCCTCCTCTCCGTCGCCACATTCGCCTCCATGTTCGCCTCCTACTGCGCGCGCGGCAACTTCAAGGAAGCCGCCATGGCCTTCGACGTCATGGAGCGCCACGGCGTGACGCCGGACGCCGTTGCCCTCAACTCCCTCCTCGCCGCCATGTGCCGCCGGGATGGCGGCGGGCAGGCCGCGTGGGAGCTTTTCGAACGCTACAAGACCACGGTCGCGCCCGACGCCGACACCTTCGCGATACTGCTCGAGGCGTGGGAGAAGGAGGGGAACGTCCAGCGCGCCAAGAGCACCTTCGGCGAGATGGTCGTCCGCGTCGGGTGGGACGCCAGCAACATGCCTGCCTACGATGCTTTCCTCTCCACGCTCGTGCGAGGGGACCAGTTCAACGAGGCACTCAAGTTCCTCCAGGTGATGCGGACCAAGGGCTGCCTCCCGGGGCTCAAGTTCTTTGCCAACGCGATcgaccttgtcgtccgcaagggAGACCATGCCAATGCTATTGCTATCTGGCAAATTATGGTCTCGGATGCAGGACTGGTTCCCAATCTCCCAATGTACAACGCCGTAATTGGCCTCTGCTCTAGTGTCGGTAACACCGACTACGCCTTCCAGATGCTCGATGAAATGCCCTTAAATGGGGTCTTTGCAGATTCTGATACATATAATTCCATACTTGAGGGGCTCATCAAGCAGCGCAAGGCTCGTGAGACTGAAGGTTTCCTCGCGGAGATGAGCAAGAACGAGCAGCTGCCCTCCGCCTCCAACTGTGCTGCTGCTATCAGCTTATTTTGTCAGGAGTTTAACCCATCTGCCGCAGTTGACGTTTGGCACTGCATCGTGGAGCACCAAATTACTCAGGCTGAGGAATCAGCCAAAGAGTTAATAGCTGGGCTTCTCGACTTTAGCAGGTTCGCCGAGGTGAAGAAATATACCGATCAGATGCTTGACATGGGAATTGAGTTGCCCCAGTCCACCATTGAAAAAATGAAGCGAGCATTTTACAAGGCTGAGAGGCACCACACATATGACCAACTTGCACGAAGGTTGAAGCGGCGGTAA